In Ostrea edulis chromosome 6, xbOstEdul1.1, whole genome shotgun sequence, a single window of DNA contains:
- the LOC125648352 gene encoding uncharacterized protein LOC125648352, which yields MVEFVIGAVSNSRYDIREYRKYRVRYRVMEPGVLLNCKVFKPFWVSWGLNTAGYRSWLLGVGRDVFYNVIGNFTDTQIDNATWTAIGISSYVQHALQWEFDIENDTTTLAESIPKTDTTTLTESFPENDTTTLTELATVPATVLTTSVQLNVAPNVTHSQLLHSGATTGFSPPPTCNSNANEICFCKTLTTPNEEELLELVKNITNSLKISKKETNSYKRSLISMKDDRQSAQTLGHVGVLVIVIVFGGMCAVDLPRFLKFVKKFTIRSVWNA from the exons ATGGTGGAATTTGTCATAGGGGCGGTATCAAACTCTCGTTACGATATCAGAGAATACAGGAAGTACAGGGTGCGGTACCGGGTCATGGAACCCGGAGTCCTATTGAACTGTAAAGTATTTAAACCATTTTGGGTGTCCTGGGGACTCAATACAGCAGGTTACAGAAGCTGGTTGTTAGGTGTGGGTAGAGATGTCTTCTATAATGTCATTGGGAATTTCACAGACACGCAGATCGACAATGCCACGTGGACTGCCATTGGAATATCGTCTTACGTCCAACATGCACTGCAGTGGGAATTTGATATAG AAAATGATACCACGACTCTGGCAGAATCAATCCCAAAAACCGACACCACGACTCTGACAGAATCATTTCCAGAAAATGATACCACGACTCTGACAGAATTGGCAACAGTTCCAGCAACAGTGCTGACAACCTCAGTTCAACTGAATGTGGCACCAAACGTAACTCATTCCCAGCTTTTGCATTCCGGGGCAACCACTGGTTTTTCGCCCCCACCGACATGCAACTCCAACGCCAACGAAATTTGTTTCTGCAAGACATTGACAACTCCAAATGAAGAGGAACTGCTGGAGTTGGTCAAAAACATTAccaattcattgaaaataagcAAAAAGGAAACCAATTCCTACAAAAGGTCCCTTATATCTATGAAGGATGATCGACAATCTGCACAAACGCTTGGTCACGTGGGGGTACTCGTTATCGTAATAGTTTTCGGGGGAATGTGTGCTGTGGATCTCCCGCGATTTCTGAAGTTTGTAAAGAAGTTTACCATTAGGAGTGTGTGGAATGCCTAG